A genome region from Psychrobacter jeotgali includes the following:
- a CDS encoding anhydro-N-acetylmuramic acid kinase — MTNPISTTNNENMDDSSLITDDNGDSLEAELDYAALTDVLEQTMFENFDGGLYIGMMSGTSLDGMDAVLCQFHDSHDLNAQTVKPMQLLATYSKDFPPLLREVLLALSQPNGVKELTAQINEPTTQSNNEPNSQSNSELDWFGWASKKYGEFASEVVNALLQQANVETESILAIGCHGQTVRHRPQMGFSLQLLDANIIAERTGISVVSDFRRRDMAVGGQGAPLVPAFHQALFANPDSTRVLLNLGGIANITVLPANTSSENTSPVVGYDTGPANLLLDAWTALHTNESYDAKGTWAQSGQVIEPLLNQLLEHPFFNRAYPKSTGREDFNIEWLQNELQNFDKASAHIRYSSADVQATLTELTAISACDQINQFIKNDESSAVYVCGGGSLNDYLMTRLQAHLPRCEVKTTNALGLEPTWVEAVAFAWLARQTLMGETGNLPAVTGANKGVVLGQVCFA, encoded by the coding sequence ATGACCAACCCTATATCTACTACTAATAATGAAAATATGGATGATAGCAGTCTTATAACCGATGATAATGGTGACAGTTTAGAGGCTGAATTAGACTATGCTGCCCTAACAGACGTCCTCGAACAAACCATGTTTGAGAATTTCGATGGCGGCTTATATATCGGTATGATGTCGGGTACCAGTTTGGATGGTATGGATGCAGTTTTGTGTCAGTTTCATGATAGTCACGATCTTAATGCGCAAACTGTCAAGCCTATGCAATTATTGGCGACCTATAGTAAAGACTTCCCACCCCTTTTGCGTGAAGTACTATTGGCGCTGTCTCAGCCCAACGGTGTCAAAGAGTTAACAGCGCAAATTAATGAGCCAACGACTCAATCTAACAACGAACCCAATAGCCAATCGAATAGTGAGCTGGACTGGTTTGGTTGGGCCAGTAAAAAATATGGTGAGTTTGCTAGTGAAGTAGTTAATGCTTTGCTGCAACAAGCTAATGTAGAAACAGAGAGCATACTGGCGATTGGCTGCCATGGTCAAACTGTGCGTCATCGCCCGCAAATGGGTTTTAGCTTACAACTGCTCGACGCCAATATTATCGCCGAGCGTACGGGTATTAGTGTGGTGAGCGACTTCCGTCGGCGTGATATGGCGGTCGGTGGTCAAGGTGCACCTTTAGTGCCCGCCTTTCACCAAGCTTTATTCGCTAATCCTGATAGCACACGAGTTTTATTGAATCTAGGTGGTATTGCTAATATTACCGTTTTGCCCGCAAATACAAGTTCAGAAAATACAAGCCCCGTCGTCGGTTATGATACTGGCCCTGCTAATCTTTTATTAGATGCATGGACAGCGCTACATACAAATGAAAGCTATGATGCAAAAGGTACTTGGGCGCAGTCCGGGCAGGTCATCGAGCCTCTGCTCAACCAGCTATTAGAACATCCATTTTTTAACAGAGCCTATCCCAAAAGTACAGGGCGTGAAGACTTCAATATAGAATGGCTACAAAATGAGCTGCAAAATTTTGATAAAGCATCCGCTCATATTCGTTACTCATCTGCTGATGTGCAGGCCACCCTTACCGAACTAACCGCTATCAGTGCTTGCGATCAAATCAATCAATTTATCAAAAATGATGAAAGCAGCGCAGTTTATGTTTGTGGGGGCGGATCGCTAAACGATTATTTAATGACTCGCTTGCAAGCGCATTTGCCGCGCTGTGAGGTAAAAACTACCAATGCGCTAGGACTTGAGCCGACTTGGGTGGAGGCCGTAGCTTTTGCTTGGTTGGCACGGCAAACATTAATGGGCGAAACTGGTAACTTGCCTGCAGTAACTGGCGCTAATAAAGGCGTGGTATTAGGTCAGGTTTGTTTTGCTTAA
- a CDS encoding aminopeptidase P family protein, producing MSTQLATSKTDIQQRITDLRAVLVKQDLTAIIVPSADPHLSEYLPEYWQGRLWLSGFTGSVGTLVVTANFAGLWTDSRYWVHAADQLEGTGIDLQKLAPGKPNHIDWLSEHLAEGYSVAVDGNVLSISEQDRLLDAFDANEITLITDRDILTDIWENRPALPTAKLYEHNGQFVAQSAADKLTAVRKGMSVAGASHHLLSSLDDIAWLTNLRGADVDYNPVFLAHMLIDSDKATLFVDNNKVSSAIEQGLKDSGIVIAEYDEIQQALSTLTADDLLLLDPSKVAIGTLSKMADDVGFIEQMAPSTLLKSVKSDADIEHVREAMRQDGAALCEFFATFEKRLANGERLSELDVDSMLIDVRSKQPHYVSPSFPTIAGFNENGALPHYRATPENFSYLDVAEGEGGLLLIDSGAQYQNGTTDITRVVGIGQVSDAHQRDFTTVLKAHIALARAHFPDGIASPLIDAICRAPLWQAQMDYGHGTGHGVGYFLNVHEGPQVIAYSASTPKERAMKVGMISSNEPGLYREGKWGIRIENLVVNQPVANPSETEFGDFLHFETVTYCPIDTRLMDKSLLNQIEIDWLNDYHSKVYDELKDYVKGAALEWLNERTQAI from the coding sequence ATGTCTACTCAACTTGCCACGTCCAAAACTGATATTCAACAGCGTATTACGGATCTGCGTGCGGTACTCGTCAAGCAAGATTTAACGGCGATTATTGTTCCATCAGCAGACCCGCATTTGTCTGAGTATTTGCCTGAATATTGGCAGGGAAGGTTGTGGCTGTCAGGTTTCACCGGCTCAGTAGGAACATTGGTAGTCACCGCCAACTTTGCTGGTTTATGGACCGATAGTCGCTATTGGGTACACGCTGCTGACCAGCTAGAAGGCACCGGCATTGACCTGCAAAAACTCGCTCCCGGCAAGCCAAATCATATCGATTGGTTAAGTGAGCATTTGGCCGAGGGCTATAGTGTCGCTGTAGATGGCAATGTATTATCAATCTCTGAGCAAGATCGTTTGTTAGATGCTTTTGATGCTAATGAAATTACCTTGATTACGGATCGAGATATTTTGACCGATATTTGGGAAAATCGTCCAGCGCTACCGACTGCTAAGTTATATGAGCACAACGGCCAGTTTGTCGCTCAGTCGGCAGCTGATAAACTTACGGCAGTGCGCAAGGGCATGAGTGTTGCGGGGGCCAGTCATCATTTGCTATCAAGCTTAGATGATATCGCTTGGTTGACTAACTTGCGCGGTGCGGATGTCGATTACAACCCGGTATTTCTAGCGCATATGCTTATTGATAGCGATAAAGCGACATTGTTTGTTGATAATAATAAAGTCAGTAGCGCTATTGAACAAGGGTTAAAAGATAGCGGTATCGTTATTGCTGAGTACGACGAGATTCAACAAGCTTTAAGCACATTAACGGCTGATGATTTATTGTTATTAGATCCAAGCAAAGTCGCTATTGGTACCCTATCTAAAATGGCAGACGACGTTGGTTTTATTGAACAAATGGCACCAAGTACTTTGCTCAAGTCGGTTAAGTCTGATGCCGATATCGAGCATGTGCGTGAGGCGATGCGTCAAGATGGGGCGGCATTGTGTGAGTTTTTTGCTACTTTTGAAAAACGTCTAGCTAATGGCGAGCGTTTAAGTGAGCTGGATGTCGATAGTATGCTGATAGACGTGCGTAGCAAACAGCCGCACTATGTATCGCCAAGTTTTCCAACGATTGCAGGCTTTAATGAAAACGGTGCTCTGCCACATTACCGTGCAACTCCAGAGAATTTTAGCTATCTAGATGTGGCAGAGGGAGAGGGTGGCCTACTGCTCATTGATTCAGGCGCACAGTATCAAAACGGCACCACCGATATCACCCGTGTAGTTGGTATTGGACAAGTTAGCGATGCCCATCAGCGTGATTTTACTACGGTTCTAAAGGCTCATATTGCTCTAGCACGTGCTCACTTCCCTGATGGTATTGCCTCACCACTGATTGATGCGATTTGCCGAGCACCATTATGGCAAGCGCAGATGGATTATGGTCATGGCACGGGTCATGGGGTAGGTTATTTCTTGAACGTCCATGAAGGACCGCAAGTCATCGCTTACAGTGCCAGCACTCCTAAAGAGCGGGCGATGAAAGTAGGTATGATTTCAAGTAATGAGCCCGGTTTATATCGTGAAGGCAAATGGGGTATTCGTATCGAAAACTTGGTGGTTAATCAGCCTGTTGCTAACCCTAGCGAAACTGAGTTCGGTGACTTTCTGCATTTTGAAACTGTCACTTATTGCCCTATCGATACGCGTTTAATGGATAAGTCGCTATTGAACCAAATCGAGATTGATTGGTTAAATGATTATCATAGTAAAGTTTATGATGAGCTAAAAGATTATGTGAAAGGCGCTGCACTTGAGTGGCTAAATGAGCGTACGCAAGCTATTTAG
- the tyrS gene encoding tyrosine--tRNA ligase, protein MTEQSFTLEEQLALIQRGTQEILSEEDLIAKLKLGRPLRIKAGFDPTAPDLHLGHTVLINKLKHFQDLGHEIYFLIGDYTAKIGDPSGKNTTRPPLSEEQIKENAKTYAEQVFKILDKDKTKIVFNSEWFNDMSAGDMIQLASQLTVSRMLERDDFSKRYASQTPIAIHEFLYPLVQGYDSIALKADVEMGGTDQTFNILMGRTLQGRYGHEPQVCITVPILEGLDGVNKMSKSLGNYVAIDDAPGAMYQKILSMPDTLIRRYFEFLSFKPMEQVDGLMVEMENGRNPQEIKRILAEELIERFHDADAAANAHKSAGNVLADGELPVDLPEVMLDLEGQDALFITQILNQAELAKNNSAAKDMVKRGAVKVDGEVVDGSFSLTSGQSVVIQAGKKAYAKVTVG, encoded by the coding sequence ATGACTGAACAATCATTTACCCTAGAAGAACAACTTGCCCTTATTCAGCGTGGTACTCAAGAGATTCTATCCGAAGAGGATTTAATCGCTAAGCTGAAGTTGGGTCGTCCGCTACGCATTAAGGCGGGCTTTGACCCTACTGCGCCTGATCTGCATTTGGGTCATACGGTACTTATTAACAAGCTCAAGCACTTTCAGGACTTGGGTCATGAGATTTATTTTTTAATTGGTGATTATACCGCCAAGATAGGCGATCCTTCGGGGAAAAACACCACACGTCCGCCGCTTAGTGAAGAGCAGATTAAAGAAAACGCCAAGACTTATGCTGAACAAGTCTTTAAGATTTTGGATAAAGACAAAACCAAAATCGTCTTTAACTCTGAATGGTTTAACGATATGAGTGCTGGCGATATGATTCAGCTGGCAAGCCAACTTACCGTCTCGCGTATGCTGGAGCGTGATGACTTCTCCAAACGTTACGCATCGCAGACGCCTATCGCCATTCACGAATTTCTCTATCCATTAGTGCAAGGCTATGATTCTATAGCCCTAAAAGCGGATGTAGAAATGGGCGGTACCGACCAAACCTTTAATATCTTGATGGGTCGTACGTTGCAAGGTCGTTATGGTCATGAGCCGCAAGTTTGCATCACCGTACCCATTCTAGAAGGTTTAGATGGCGTCAATAAAATGTCCAAGTCACTCGGCAATTATGTCGCTATTGATGATGCGCCAGGCGCCATGTACCAAAAAATCCTTTCGATGCCAGATACGCTAATTCGTCGTTACTTTGAGTTTTTAAGCTTTAAGCCCATGGAACAGGTCGATGGGTTAATGGTAGAGATGGAAAACGGTCGCAATCCACAAGAGATTAAGCGTATCCTAGCCGAAGAGCTAATCGAGCGTTTCCATGACGCCGATGCGGCTGCCAATGCGCACAAATCTGCAGGTAACGTATTAGCCGATGGCGAGCTACCAGTAGATTTACCGGAAGTAATGTTAGATTTAGAAGGGCAAGACGCCTTATTTATTACCCAAATATTGAACCAAGCAGAATTAGCCAAAAACAACTCAGCGGCCAAAGACATGGTCAAACGTGGCGCGGTAAAAGTTGATGGCGAAGTGGTTGATGGTAGCTTTAGCTTAACTTCAGGTCAGAGCGTGGTTATTCAGGCGGGCAAGAAGGCTTATGCTAAGGTCACTGTGGGATAA
- a CDS encoding peptide MFS transporter — translation MSTESQPQLSAAELAKLDDGFMGHPTPLRPLFFTEMWERFSYYSIRPLLVLFMVATVSNGGFGFDETTASAIYGIFAGSLYLAAVPGGWLADNWLGQERALWWGSIVIALGHLCIALSAMFGMTLFFIGLMFIVMGSGLFKTCISVMVGALYPKGDGRRDAGFTLFYMGINVGSLLAALIVGVFKEGEMWHLGFGVGGIGMLVSLLIYRFSARKTLNYYARAKNINPEWEQISGRFHNVGRWVTGIMALLALLVILIAFGIMPFSPVLVAQYMTYTIATVVLLYFLVMFISPRLSSADKKRLLVCFLLIIGSTLFWSSFDQQPTSFNLFADRYTDLDVMGFSIPSIWFQSLNPFFILLLAPIVSILWVKLNNRGLEPNSMVKFAMGMLLAAAGFGLMVMASKSILVAPGALASPLWLVGSLFLLTLGELALSPVGLSSMTRLAPEGMQGQIMGLFFASVAMGNLVAAFFGGFVTADKIEGLPSLFSIMALFLVVTAVILLLLSKPMSKMIKNSSNIKM, via the coding sequence ATGAGCACGGAGTCACAACCGCAGCTGAGTGCCGCTGAGTTAGCAAAACTAGACGATGGTTTTATGGGTCATCCCACACCACTGCGTCCACTCTTTTTTACCGAGATGTGGGAGCGTTTTTCTTATTATAGTATTCGCCCTCTGTTGGTGCTATTCATGGTAGCAACCGTCAGTAATGGCGGCTTTGGTTTTGATGAGACTACGGCTTCTGCCATTTATGGTATCTTTGCTGGTTCCTTATACTTAGCGGCTGTACCAGGAGGCTGGCTAGCTGATAACTGGCTGGGCCAAGAGCGGGCCTTGTGGTGGGGTAGTATTGTTATCGCCCTAGGTCATTTATGTATCGCACTCTCTGCTATGTTCGGTATGACGCTATTCTTTATAGGTTTGATGTTCATTGTAATGGGATCAGGGTTATTTAAAACCTGTATTTCGGTCATGGTCGGTGCACTCTACCCCAAAGGTGATGGCCGTCGTGATGCTGGTTTTACTCTATTTTATATGGGTATCAACGTAGGCTCTTTACTAGCTGCCTTAATTGTCGGGGTCTTTAAAGAAGGCGAAATGTGGCATTTAGGTTTTGGTGTCGGCGGTATCGGTATGCTGGTATCGTTACTGATTTATAGATTTTCTGCTAGAAAGACCCTTAATTATTATGCACGTGCCAAAAACATTAATCCTGAATGGGAGCAGATCAGTGGTCGCTTTCATAATGTAGGACGCTGGGTTACGGGTATTATGGCACTACTGGCGCTACTGGTAATCTTAATCGCCTTTGGGATCATGCCTTTTAGCCCAGTATTGGTGGCTCAGTATATGACTTATACTATTGCTACTGTAGTACTGCTTTATTTTTTAGTCATGTTTATCTCGCCACGCTTAAGCTCAGCTGATAAAAAGCGCTTACTGGTTTGTTTCTTATTGATTATTGGTTCAACCCTATTTTGGTCAAGCTTTGATCAACAGCCCACCTCATTTAACTTATTTGCCGATCGTTATACTGACTTGGATGTCATGGGGTTTAGTATTCCAAGCATTTGGTTTCAGTCACTCAACCCGTTCTTTATTTTACTACTAGCGCCGATAGTCAGTATCCTTTGGGTCAAGCTCAATAATCGAGGTTTAGAGCCTAACAGCATGGTGAAGTTTGCTATGGGCATGCTGTTGGCAGCAGCAGGCTTTGGACTAATGGTTATGGCGTCAAAAAGCATTTTGGTTGCGCCAGGGGCACTTGCTTCGCCGCTATGGCTAGTGGGCAGTTTGTTCTTGTTAACTCTGGGAGAGCTGGCGCTTAGTCCCGTTGGCTTGTCGTCAATGACTCGTCTTGCACCGGAAGGTATGCAAGGACAAATTATGGGGCTGTTCTTTGCCTCTGTCGCTATGGGTAACTTGGTGGCTGCTTTCTTTGGTGGGTTTGTCACTGCTGACAAAATCGAAGGTCTACCTAGTCTTTTCTCTATAATGGCACTATTCTTAGTCGTGACCGCGGTTATTTTGCTGTTACTATCTAAGCCTATGAGCAAGATGATCAAGAACAGCAGTAATATTAAAATGTAA
- the fabF gene encoding beta-ketoacyl-ACP synthase II, whose translation MSQHRHSNPSTNLDEAQPLGKRKQKPPHYERADDKRIVVTGMGAITPLGLDVETTWTKLLAGESGIDTISHFDATDYRAQIAGVVKDFDAKQYMNAKDVRRYDEFMHYGMAASTMALKNAGFISEANAENEPVTDVDPERFGIILGSGIGGIQTIENSRDTLRDKGAKKVSPFIIPGSIVNMAAGLIAIKHGLQGPNLATSTACTTATHAIGLAARLIAYGDADVMLAGGSEKGSSPLGIAGFGAMHALSTRNDEPTKASRPFDKERDGFVLGDGAGVMVLESLSHAKARGATILAEVVGFGMSDDASHITAPPEDGRGAARAMQNALHDAGIEPSVVGYVNAHGTSTPAGDVAESIAIETIFAPIKDSILVSSTKSMTGHLLGAAGGIEAIFTVLALQHQQVPPTINLDNVEDNCNLDYVANQSRKVENLNYAISNSFGFGGTNGSLIFARWT comes from the coding sequence ATGAGCCAACACCGTCACTCAAACCCATCGACAAACCTTGATGAAGCCCAACCATTGGGAAAAAGAAAACAAAAACCTCCGCATTATGAGCGTGCTGATGATAAGCGCATCGTAGTGACTGGCATGGGCGCTATTACTCCTCTAGGTCTAGATGTTGAGACTACGTGGACAAAGCTATTAGCAGGCGAAAGTGGTATTGATACTATCTCCCACTTTGATGCGACAGATTATCGTGCCCAAATTGCAGGAGTGGTCAAAGACTTTGATGCTAAACAATATATGAATGCCAAAGATGTACGACGTTATGATGAATTTATGCATTATGGTATGGCGGCATCAACGATGGCGTTAAAAAATGCAGGATTCATTAGTGAGGCCAATGCTGAGAATGAACCTGTCACAGATGTAGATCCAGAACGTTTCGGTATTATTTTAGGTTCAGGTATTGGCGGCATTCAAACTATTGAAAATAGCCGTGACACCCTGCGTGATAAAGGCGCTAAAAAAGTCTCCCCTTTTATAATTCCAGGTTCTATTGTTAACATGGCAGCGGGGCTAATCGCTATTAAACATGGTTTACAGGGTCCGAACCTTGCAACCTCAACCGCTTGTACCACTGCTACTCACGCTATCGGCCTAGCCGCACGTTTAATCGCTTACGGTGATGCTGATGTCATGCTGGCAGGTGGTAGTGAAAAAGGGTCAAGCCCTCTAGGTATCGCTGGGTTTGGTGCGATGCACGCCTTATCTACTCGCAACGATGAGCCAACCAAAGCCTCACGCCCTTTTGATAAAGAACGCGATGGCTTTGTGCTGGGTGATGGTGCAGGCGTAATGGTGCTCGAAAGTCTTTCCCATGCCAAGGCTCGAGGCGCTACTATCCTTGCGGAAGTGGTCGGTTTCGGGATGAGCGATGATGCCAGTCATATTACCGCGCCGCCAGAAGATGGTCGCGGTGCGGCACGCGCTATGCAAAATGCGCTGCATGATGCGGGCATTGAGCCTTCAGTAGTCGGCTACGTCAATGCCCATGGTACTAGCACGCCAGCGGGTGATGTCGCTGAATCTATAGCGATTGAGACTATCTTTGCACCGATAAAAGACAGTATCTTGGTCAGCTCAACCAAATCAATGACCGGTCACCTGCTGGGTGCAGCGGGCGGTATAGAAGCTATCTTTACGGTGCTAGCATTGCAACATCAACAAGTGCCGCCAACCATTAATTTAGATAATGTCGAGGATAACTGCAATCTGGATTATGTTGCCAACCAATCACGTAAGGTAGAGAACCTGAATTACGCCATTTCCAATAGCTTCGGTTTTGGTGGTACTAATGGTTCGCTAATCTTTGCACGCTGGACGTAA
- the lnt gene encoding apolipoprotein N-acyltransferase, which translates to MRLSTVDLQKRLNPDKPKQYPLWLTLLGALLAGAIFIFALAPYGLWPIALISPAILYALLLPDMSGKRAFLIGEAYGTGLWCVGAFWLYTSINDYSDTPSWLALILIAIMGLGMGLFHGFLALIFNRMVGRQPLAFAALWVLQEWLKTWLFTGFPWLFVGYAFTEQYWLSSLAPVAGVFAVSFVAILLASSVVELLRRRAGYMIVSVVLLVISVSLWLIDPQWTKPKGGEDLRVSLIQGNIPQDLKWLTEYQVETLEIYATLTRSEWGRDVIVWPESSIPMFQTEAIGFINEMVKMAKETDTTWVTGIPYKDEAGFNPNTDKYPPFYNSVIALGSEAEGLYKKQRLVPFGEYIPFEGMLDILPSLAGSQDIMSYSRGSDQQSPLQVRGHNLGAAVCYEVAYPDTTRKNAVNTDFLLTISNDAWFGTSAGPLQHLQMVQMRALENGRWFMRATNTGVTAIIDHKGEIVARAPQFERTVLRGEVQARVGSTPFTRMGNYPILAIIALLLLLSYLGKKTASRSRRLNS; encoded by the coding sequence ATGCGCCTGTCTACTGTTGATTTACAAAAACGTCTGAACCCTGATAAACCCAAACAATATCCGCTTTGGCTGACGCTATTGGGAGCATTGCTGGCAGGTGCAATATTCATATTTGCGCTGGCGCCTTATGGCCTTTGGCCGATAGCTTTAATCTCTCCAGCTATTTTGTATGCGCTGCTATTGCCTGATATGAGCGGCAAGCGCGCCTTTCTGATTGGTGAGGCTTATGGTACTGGGCTTTGGTGTGTTGGCGCTTTTTGGCTTTATACTTCTATTAATGATTATAGTGACACGCCTTCATGGTTGGCACTCATTCTAATTGCAATAATGGGTTTGGGCATGGGATTATTCCATGGATTTTTGGCGCTGATATTTAATCGGATGGTGGGTCGTCAACCTTTAGCATTTGCGGCTCTTTGGGTATTGCAAGAGTGGCTGAAGACTTGGCTATTCACAGGATTTCCATGGTTATTCGTCGGTTATGCGTTCACTGAGCAGTATTGGTTGTCGTCTTTAGCGCCAGTTGCAGGAGTTTTTGCGGTCTCTTTTGTGGCGATACTATTGGCGAGTAGCGTGGTCGAGTTGCTGCGCCGCCGTGCCGGTTACATGATAGTTTCGGTAGTGCTTTTGGTAATCAGCGTCAGTCTTTGGCTGATTGATCCGCAATGGACCAAGCCCAAAGGGGGTGAGGATTTAAGAGTCTCTTTAATTCAAGGTAATATCCCGCAAGATCTAAAATGGCTAACCGAATATCAAGTTGAGACCCTAGAGATCTACGCTACATTGACTCGTAGTGAGTGGGGGCGAGATGTTATAGTTTGGCCTGAGTCCTCTATTCCTATGTTTCAGACCGAAGCAATAGGTTTTATCAATGAAATGGTAAAGATGGCCAAGGAGACCGATACCACTTGGGTTACGGGTATTCCTTATAAAGACGAGGCTGGATTTAATCCTAATACCGATAAATATCCGCCTTTTTATAACAGTGTGATAGCGCTTGGCAGTGAAGCAGAAGGGCTTTATAAAAAGCAGCGCTTGGTGCCGTTTGGAGAATATATTCCTTTTGAAGGCATGTTAGATATCTTACCAAGTTTGGCGGGTAGTCAAGATATTATGAGCTATAGTCGGGGTAGCGATCAGCAGTCACCGTTGCAGGTACGAGGTCACAACTTAGGAGCGGCGGTTTGTTATGAAGTAGCCTATCCGGATACTACCCGTAAAAACGCCGTCAATACGGATTTTTTACTAACCATCTCAAATGATGCGTGGTTTGGTACTTCAGCAGGGCCATTGCAGCATTTACAAATGGTGCAAATGCGTGCTCTTGAGAATGGTCGTTGGTTTATGCGCGCCACTAATACTGGGGTAACCGCTATTATCGATCACAAAGGTGAGATTGTAGCGCGCGCCCCGCAGTTTGAGCGCACTGTATTACGTGGTGAGGTTCAAGCTCGAGTAGGTAGTACACCTTTTACCCGCATGGGTAACTATCCAATCTTGGCTATTATTGCTTTATTACTGTTGTTAAGTTATCTAGGTAAAAAAACTGCTAGTCGCTCTCGTCGGCTAAATAGTTAG
- a CDS encoding cytochrome-c peroxidase, giving the protein MGDSSQNNPKKEFLYALGGVALFLTIVLIVGISAFLRPAGEHIQTQDSADEEMVADESSAETTAAVDSDSDTDSGTEQEPAQSIVSVRDEPVEPIPVVAVTEPKKVDLGKMLWFDTRLSKSGGLSCNSCHDLAKGGTDNIPTSIGHGWAEGPINSPTVLNSRFFLAQFWDGRAKDLMEQAGGPIENPIEMASSHEHVVKVLNSIPEYKTLFNDAFGTEDDITIEQITSAIAMFEDTLVTPNSRFDQWLGGDDDAITAQELNGYKVFKESGCVACHSGVTLGGSSFQKFGVFEKYTTQNLSEGRYAVTGKEEDKHVFKVPTLRNIELTYPYFHDGQVDSLAEAVNIMGRIQLNREYTEEETKDIVAFLKTLTGDQPKIDYPILPPSNENTPLPEPFEKTTS; this is encoded by the coding sequence ATGGGCGACTCCAGCCAAAATAACCCCAAAAAAGAGTTTCTATACGCCTTAGGCGGTGTTGCCTTATTTCTGACGATTGTTTTAATCGTTGGTATCTCCGCCTTTTTACGACCAGCGGGTGAGCATATACAAACCCAAGATTCAGCAGATGAAGAAATGGTCGCAGATGAAAGCTCTGCTGAGACTACCGCTGCAGTGGATTCAGATTCAGATACTGATTCAGGCACTGAACAAGAGCCAGCTCAATCTATCGTTAGTGTTCGTGATGAGCCCGTTGAGCCTATTCCAGTAGTTGCTGTTACTGAACCTAAAAAAGTAGATTTAGGAAAAATGCTTTGGTTCGATACGCGCTTATCTAAATCGGGTGGCCTGTCATGTAATAGCTGCCATGATCTAGCGAAGGGTGGAACGGATAATATTCCTACCTCAATTGGACATGGATGGGCAGAAGGACCTATCAACTCGCCTACCGTTCTAAATAGCCGTTTCTTTCTAGCGCAGTTCTGGGATGGTCGTGCTAAGGACTTGATGGAGCAAGCGGGCGGTCCAATCGAAAACCCAATTGAAATGGCATCGAGTCACGAACATGTGGTGAAAGTGCTTAACTCAATTCCAGAGTACAAAACGCTATTTAATGATGCTTTTGGTACAGAGGATGACATTACTATCGAGCAAATCACTAGTGCTATTGCTATGTTTGAAGATACTTTAGTAACGCCTAATTCACGTTTTGATCAGTGGCTTGGCGGTGATGATGACGCCATAACCGCTCAAGAGCTAAATGGGTATAAAGTATTTAAAGAGAGTGGCTGTGTTGCTTGTCATAGCGGCGTTACTCTAGGTGGTAGCTCGTTCCAGAAGTTTGGCGTTTTTGAAAAGTATACTACCCAAAACCTATCTGAAGGTCGTTATGCGGTAACGGGTAAAGAAGAAGATAAACATGTATTTAAGGTGCCGACCTTGCGTAATATTGAACTAACTTATCCGTACTTCCATGACGGTCAAGTAGATTCACTTGCAGAAGCGGTCAATATCATGGGTAGAATTCAGCTGAACCGAGAATATACCGAAGAAGAAACTAAGGATATTGTGGCTTTCTTAAAAACTTTGACTGGTGATCAACCCAAGATAGATTATCCTATCTTACCTCCATCGAATGAAAACACACCATTACCAGAGCCTTTTGAAAAAACAACCTCTTAA